In the Apteryx mantelli isolate bAptMan1 chromosome 1, bAptMan1.hap1, whole genome shotgun sequence genome, one interval contains:
- the CRYZL1 gene encoding quinone oxidoreductase-like protein 1 isoform X1 has protein sequence MKALYCQQNSPGEEMTFVFQERENLPPTRDNDVKIQVRACALSWIDTKLLSEIKLEKELLPVGREISGVVLEVGRKVSFFQPDDEVVGILPLDSEESGLCEVILVHEHYLVRKPEKVCWVEAAGTVRDGVRAYTALHYLSQVSPGKTVLVMDGASPFGTIAIQLAQHRGAKVISTAHSLEDKQYLERLRPPVDMRQPLVARVIDVSNGKIDVAESCLEETGGLGVDIVLDAGARLYSNEDESTLKPQLLPHKHDIITLLGVGGHWITTEKNLQLDPPDSHSLFLKGASVSFLNDEVWNLSNIQQGKYLCILEDIMEKLSSNIFRPQLDEPIPLYEAKVSMEIVQKNQARKRQVIQF, from the exons ATGAAAGCCCTGTATTGTCAGCAGAATTCACCTGGAGAGGAAATGACATTTGTCTTCCAGGAAAGA GAAAACCTTCCTCCTACAAGAGACAATGATGTGAAAATACAAGTTAGAGCCTGTGCCCTGAGCTGGATAGATACAAAG CTTTTGTCAGAAATTAAATTGGAGAAGGAACTCTTACCTGTTGGTCGAGAAATTTCTGGAGTTGTGCTGGAAG TTGGAAGGAAGGTGTCCTTTTTTCAGCCAGATGATGAAGTAGTGG gaATTTTGCCCCTGGATTCTGAAGAGTCTGGTCTTTGTGAAGTTATTCTAGTTCATGAGCATTACTTGG tTCGTAAACCAGAAAAAGTTTGTTGGGTTGAAGCAGCAGGGACTGTTCGTGATGGTGTCCGAGCATATACAGCCTTACACTACCTTTCCCAAGTCTCTCCCGGAAAAACTGTACTTGTAATGGATGGAGCAAGT ccATTCGGTACAATAGCTATTCAGTTAGCACAGCATAGAGGAGCTAAAGTAATCTCTACTGCACACAGTCTTGAAGATAAGCAGTACCTGGAGAGGCTTAGACCTCCTGTGG ATATGCGGCAGCCTTTAGTAG CTCGAGTGATTGATGTGTCAAATGGAAAGATAGATGTGGCAGAAAGCTGCTTGGAAGAAACAGGTGGCCTAGGGGTTGATATTGTTCTAGATGCTGGAG cGAGACTATATAGTAATGAAGATGAATCAACATTAAAACCACAGTTACTGCCTCATAAGCATGATATCATTACACTTCTGGGTGTTGGGGGACACTGgataactacagaaaaaaatcttcag ctGGATCCTCCAGATAGCCATTCCCTGTTTCTTAAAGGAGCCTCAGTGTCTTTTCTGAATGATGAGGTATGGAACTTGTCAAATATACAGCAAGGGAAGTATCTTT GCATCTTAGAAGATATAATGGAAAAATTATCAAGTAACATTTTCAG GCCTCAGCTGGATGAACCAATCCCATTGTATGAAGCCAAAGTTTCTATGGAAATAGTTCAGAAGAATCAAGCAAGAAAAAGACAAGTCATTCAATTCTGA
- the CRYZL1 gene encoding quinone oxidoreductase-like protein 1 isoform X2 gives MKALYCQQNSPGEEMTFVFQERENLPPTRDNDVKIQVRACALSWIDTKLLSEIKLEKELLPVGREISGVVLEVGRKVSFFQPDDEVVGILPLDSEESGLCEVILVHEHYLVRKPEKVCWVEAAGTVRDGVRAYTALHYLSQVSPGKTVLVMDGASPFGTIAIQLAQHRGAKVISTAHSLEDKQYLERLRPPVDMRQPLVARLYSNEDESTLKPQLLPHKHDIITLLGVGGHWITTEKNLQLDPPDSHSLFLKGASVSFLNDEVWNLSNIQQGKYLCILEDIMEKLSSNIFRPQLDEPIPLYEAKVSMEIVQKNQARKRQVIQF, from the exons ATGAAAGCCCTGTATTGTCAGCAGAATTCACCTGGAGAGGAAATGACATTTGTCTTCCAGGAAAGA GAAAACCTTCCTCCTACAAGAGACAATGATGTGAAAATACAAGTTAGAGCCTGTGCCCTGAGCTGGATAGATACAAAG CTTTTGTCAGAAATTAAATTGGAGAAGGAACTCTTACCTGTTGGTCGAGAAATTTCTGGAGTTGTGCTGGAAG TTGGAAGGAAGGTGTCCTTTTTTCAGCCAGATGATGAAGTAGTGG gaATTTTGCCCCTGGATTCTGAAGAGTCTGGTCTTTGTGAAGTTATTCTAGTTCATGAGCATTACTTGG tTCGTAAACCAGAAAAAGTTTGTTGGGTTGAAGCAGCAGGGACTGTTCGTGATGGTGTCCGAGCATATACAGCCTTACACTACCTTTCCCAAGTCTCTCCCGGAAAAACTGTACTTGTAATGGATGGAGCAAGT ccATTCGGTACAATAGCTATTCAGTTAGCACAGCATAGAGGAGCTAAAGTAATCTCTACTGCACACAGTCTTGAAGATAAGCAGTACCTGGAGAGGCTTAGACCTCCTGTGG ATATGCGGCAGCCTTTAGTAG cGAGACTATATAGTAATGAAGATGAATCAACATTAAAACCACAGTTACTGCCTCATAAGCATGATATCATTACACTTCTGGGTGTTGGGGGACACTGgataactacagaaaaaaatcttcag ctGGATCCTCCAGATAGCCATTCCCTGTTTCTTAAAGGAGCCTCAGTGTCTTTTCTGAATGATGAGGTATGGAACTTGTCAAATATACAGCAAGGGAAGTATCTTT GCATCTTAGAAGATATAATGGAAAAATTATCAAGTAACATTTTCAG GCCTCAGCTGGATGAACCAATCCCATTGTATGAAGCCAAAGTTTCTATGGAAATAGTTCAGAAGAATCAAGCAAGAAAAAGACAAGTCATTCAATTCTGA